A window of Carassius carassius chromosome 44, fCarCar2.1, whole genome shotgun sequence contains these coding sequences:
- the klhdc8a gene encoding kelch domain-containing protein 8A: MTVPSAHEFHWQSLACLSSARVYHSLADVGGQLYMVGGCDASGRPTSALELYSPEVDRWLSLSPMPTPRAGAAVAVLGKQLLVIGGMGKDQRPLKAVEVYNTEEGKWRKRCSLREASMGLSVTVKDGRALAVGGMGADLLPRSILQQYDLRKDVWALLPAMPTPRYDTSVCLLGSKIYVAGGRQCKRLVKVFEVFDMESRTWSSLPSLPCKRSYSGVLWDSAGRLCWLGGLRQGGIHQRSKFTKNVNIFDTNQGTWLKSEDTIPLKTKRADFAAAIVRGRMIVAGGLGHQPSVLDTVEAFHPEKRKWERLSPMSSPRCSASSIVIRDRLLVVGGVNQVPSSAHEILYVKEEEIL; the protein is encoded by the exons ATGACGGTGCCCTCAGCCCATGAGTTTCACTGGCAGAGCCTGGCATGTCTATCCAGCGCCCGCGTCTATCACTCATTGGCTGATGTCGGGGGGCAGCTGTATATGGTGGGGGGTTGTGATGCTTCGGGGCGACCCACCAGCGCTCTCGAGCTCTACTCCCCTGAGGTGGACCGCTGGCTCAGTCTCTCTCCGATGCCCACGCCGAGAGCCGGGGCGGCGGTGGCTGTCTTAGGTAAGCAGCTGCTGGTGATCGGGGGAATGGGGAAGGACCAGCGCCCCCTGAAGGCCGTGGAGGTGTATAACACAGAAGAAGGCAAATGGAGGAAGAGGTGCTCACTCAGAGAGGCGTCCATGGGGCTCTCTGTCActgttaaag ACGGCAGAGCTCTTGCTGTTGGGGGAATGGGAGCAGACCTCCTGCCTAGAAGTATTCTCCAGCAGTACGACCTTCGCAAGGACGTGTGGGCGCTCCTTCCGGCCATGCCCACCCCGCGCTACGATACCAGCGTCTGCCTACTGGGCTCCAAGATCTACGTGGCAG GAGGACGTCAGTGTAAGCGTTTGGTGAAGGTATTTGAGGTCTTTGACATGGAAAGCCGTACCTGGTCCTCTCTACCCAGCCTGCCTTGTAAGAGATCTTATTCTGGGGTCTTGTGGGACAGCGCTGGGCGTCTCTGCTGGTTGGGAGGGCTCAGACAAGGAGGAATACACCAAAGGTCCAAGTTTACCAAGAATGTTAACATTTTTGACACCAACCAAG GAACTTGGTTGAAATCAGAGGACACCATACCCTTGAAAACCAAGCGAGCAGACTTTGCCGCAGCCATAGTGCGAGGCAGAATGATCGTGGCGGGAGGCCTAG GCCATCAGCCATCAGTGCTGGACACCGTCGAAGCCTTCCATCCCGAAAAAAGAAAATGGGAGAGGCTGTCGCCCATGTCGTCACCACGTTGCTCTGCCTCCAGCATTGTGATCCGTGATCGACTACTGGTAGTAGGAGGTGTCAATCAAGTCCCAAGCTCCGCCCATGAGATTCTGTATGTAAAAGAGGAGGAGATTCTTTAA